Genomic DNA from Pseudomonadota bacterium:
GCAGAGCCTCTTCCTGCATTTTAGAGAGCAGGCTCTGGGCGTCCCCAAGCGCTAGCGCTACGCCCCCCTGCAGGGCGTCCGAGCAGACAGCCTGTCGTGCTCATTCGGGTCCCCGCTCAACAGTTCTCCTCTGTTCCCGGCTAGTGCTCGCTGCGCGCCGTCCGGTACTTTGTCACCTGAGCGGCTAGGGTTCGCTGTCGGCGCGCGCGATCAACGCCTCGAGTTCACTGGCGCGCTCAGGCTCGTCGATAGCCTGTGCGAAGGCGTCGATCGTCTCGCGAACGTACTCGAGGTCGACCTTACCTCGATGGAGGCGAAGCAGGTCCTCCACGTCCCGCTTGTCGCGATCGCGCCAGGCGACGGTCTTGTAGATGATGAGGTCCTGTGCGGTCGCTATAGGAATGTGGATGCCGGCGACCGAGACAATCTCGGCTCGCGAAAGCGCGGCGCGCTCGAACGGAAGCCAGGCGAGCGTGATATCCATGGGCACGCCCGTGGGCTCATGAACCAAGAGCAGCACCTGGCTCTCAGCTGCGAAGGCCTCGACGTCCGTGATGCGGCCCACGATTCCGCGGCGGCTCAGGGTTGCCAGCAAGCGGGGCAGGTCGAGATCAACGGACCACACGGTCGCGTCCGCATCGTCGGTGTGGCGCACCACGCCCCTCGCGATCGCCGCGAGGCCGCCAATAATCATGTGCGGGGCTCCCGCGGCCTGCAGCACCGCTAGCAGGTCAGTTAGTGCACGTACGAGCGGCTGAGCCGACGCGTCGGTCACTGGTCCCGCAAGGCCGTGCGCACTCGCGCCCAGCGCGAATAGGCCCGCAGATCCTCCGGCGAGACGTCGTGGGCTGGTCTCGTGAAACCCCGCAGGGC
This window encodes:
- a CDS encoding nucleotidyltransferase; the encoded protein is MTDASAQPLVRALTDLLAVLQAAGAPHMIIGGLAAIARGVVRHTDDADATVWSVDLDLPRLLATLSRRGIVGRITDVEAFAAESQVLLLVHEPTGVPMDITLAWLPFERAALSRAEIVSVAGIHIPIATAQDLIIYKTVAWRDRDKRDVEDLLRLHRGKVDLEYVRETIDAFAQAIDEPERASELEALIARADSEP